GCCGGATCGGCCAGCTTCCAGGTTTCTTTCGTTCTGTTGCCGAAGGCGTCGTATTCCCACAGGGTCGGGGCCATCGTCGTGGCCGCGTTGCCCGCGTCCGTCTGTTCCTTGATCAGCTGCCCTTTGGCGTTGTAGGTGCGCCTCGTGTAAATGACTCCGCCGACGGTGTTGGGGACGCCCGTGCGCAGGGTTTCCCCGGCTCCGTTGACGATGCTGCGCTGCAGCTCGGTTTCCGTTTCCCCGGAGACGGTTTTCGTGAAGGTCCGCACGCCGTCACTGACCAGGTCGATGGCGTAGATGACGTGCCGCTGCCCCGTCCCGGATTCTTCCAGGACCGTTCCGTCCGGCGCGCTGCGCGTGACGAACGTGGCTCCGGAGGGGGCGGTCCGCGTCGCCGTCAGGCCGTCCCCGCTGTAGGCGTAGGCGGTGACCCGGCCCAGGACGTCCGTGGTGGAGGTTGTTCTTCCCAGCAGGTCGTAGATGGCGCTTTCCTGCGTGGTCATCGCCCCCGTGTCCCGGCGCGTGGAGAGCACGCGCCCCGCCGCATCCCGGGCGTAGGTGGTGATGGTTTCCGGCGTGACGACGGTTTCCCCGTCCATCACGGCGGAACGCGTGGTTTCCGTCAGCTGGCGCGCCGTGTCGTAGGCGTAGTCCGTCCTGATGCCGTTTTCGTCGGTTTCCCACAGCAGGCGCCCGTCGCACATCAGCTCGCGCTGCGTCACCCGCCCATGGCCCGCCGTCCGCTTCACCCACCGGTTCTGCGTGTCAAATTCGTAGACGGCGCTGCCCGTGAGCGCCCATTCCCCGCCGGTGAGCAGGGCGTAGCTTTCTTCCCGGACGCGCTGTCCTTCCGCCGTGATCCACGTCGTGGTGCGCGTGCTCTGGCCCGGCACGGTTTTTCCGTTGACGCGCGTTTCCACCGTTTCCGTGTAGAGGGCGCCGTGCTCCGCCGCGGCCGCGTAGTCGTGCCAGGTTTGCACGCCGTTGAGGTCCCGGCTGAACCGCGTGCGCCCGCGGGCATGGATGTTGGCGGCGCCGGCCAGCCATTGTTCTTCCGCCGTCAGGCGCGTGCCCGCCACGCCCAGTCCCGTGACCTTTTTTTCCGTCCTTTTGATGTGGTTGGCCGTCGTGTAGTTCCAGGTGGTGGATGTGAGCGTTTTGACATGCCCTTCCAGCGGGAGCAGGTCCACCGTTTCCGTGGCGGGGGCGTCGCTGAAGTTGTCCGTTCCCGAATAGGCATAGGTGTAGCGCGTGATGCGCCGCCCGCTTTCCGCCCACGGTTCGTCGCGGGAGAGCAGGCGCCCGTAAAGGTCGTACGCGTCATGAATTTGGCTGCCGTCCATGGCCATTTCCGTTTTGAGCCTGCCGCACTGGTCGTAGCCGTATTGCGTGGTTTGCGCCTCCGGGGTCTGGTAGCCTTCCGTCAGCGCGAGCAGCAGGTCGCCGACGTCCGTGGTCTGGTAGATGGCGCAGGCGCGCGCCGCCACGATTCCGTTTTTGGAGGTTTCCGTGACCAGCAGCCAGACCGCGTCTTCCGGTTCCAGTTCCGTGCGCGTGCGGAGGGTCGTGATGGCGTCTTCCCCCGTTCCTTTCTTCATGTTCCACGCCAGGCCGCTGTTCCACCAGGTGACGGCGTAGGGCTGCCTGGCCGGCGCCTGTTCCGTGATGGTGAAGCGGCCGTCCGCGGACAGGGAGAGGGCAAATGTTTTGAAGGGTGTTCCGGCGACCGTATAAAATCCCTGTTCGTCCGTTCCGGTGATTTGCCCAGGGGTATAGAGCGCGATGGCGTAGCCCGCGGCCGTGACGTTTTCCACGTTGAGCAGGCCGTCCCACAGGTTCCATATCTGCCTCAGCGAGCCGTCTTCGGCATGCCTGACGTCCAGATAGGATGACGCGTTGGAGATGACCTGCCTGTCGGTGGTGGTGTAGGAGAGGAGCTCTCCCGTTTCCGCCGAGAAGAGGTATTGGCTGCCGTCTTCCACCACCCAGCGCAGGCAGGATTGGCCTTCCGCCGTGACCAGCGCCGCACGCCCTCCGCCGCCTGTGTCCACCCCGATGGGCAGTACCGCGCCGTTGGTGTAGCAGCGCATCGCAATTTCCCGGCCTCCCTGCGCCAGAGTGAACCGCGCTCCGGGGACAATGCCTCCTTCGGGCACGTCCAGACGGCTGTTCAGGGGATGGTTGTAGGCCAATGACGCCGGGTTTTCCAGGCCGGAGGTATTTTTCTCAGCCCTCAGTTCCACCCTTCCGGCCGGGATGCCTCCCAGCCCACGGAACGCTCCGAAGTTGCACGACCAGTACATCAGCGTGGCCGTGCTTTCCGCCGTCACGCTGCACCCCGCCGAGCTGTAGTTTCCCAGGACGCCGCTTTCCATTCCCGCCCCGCCAGGACCCGACCGGGAAGGGGAGGGCGGCGTTCCGCCGCTTTCGTCGCACGTGTTTCCTTCGCAGGGACACGGTTCGGGCTCTTTCCTGCCCCCCGGCTCCGTCGGAATCACGTCGATGCTGTAGTTGCAGATGGAGGTGTTGCCGCTGGCCGGCTGGTAGTCGATGTTGGTCTGGCTGACTTCCCAGGTGTAGGCGCCGGAGGGGAGCTGCGCCCCGCCGACTCCCGTGTGGTAGCTGTGCCCCCCCTGCGCTCCCGCCGTCTGCGGGTTTTCCTTCAGGTCCACCTGCGCCACCACCTTGCCGCCGGAGTCTTTTACCTCCAGGCTCCCCCAGTCGTCCACCCCCAGGAAGAGCGAGCAGGTGCCGTAAAGTTTTTTGCCGTCCGCTCCTTCCGGGATGGTGAACGTGCCTTGCGCGCTGTAGCCGTCCGCCGACGTGCTCGGCGGCCCCACGTTCCTTTCCTCATGAATCCGGATTGCTTCAAACGGCAGCGGCGCGGATTCCGAAACTGCCCTCATGCCCTGCGCGCCAACGCTGCCTCCCGCTCCAAAGTACCATTTGCGATAAGTAGGAATGGAAGAATGATGAGGGGGATTCATAAGGCATTAAAGAGTTGGGATTAATGAATAAAACAAGATGAGCGCAATCCTCCCATGACCATTTTCTTAATAGGGTTATCCAGAGCCTGTGTCGATAGAATTTTGTTTGAATATTTTTGATTTTTTATAAAAGGTGACAGATGTTTCCTGCCAAAGGATGATGGCATTGTCTTACTATCAGTACTTTCTATCTATAGACGCAATTATTTTTCTATTTGTTAGAAAGTCTCCCTGATAGATGCCCTACCTTCCTGGCTGCCGGCAAATCCCCAGGAAAGCGGCTATCTGGTATTTTATTCCTCGCTCAAGGAAACCCGGTAATGAAAAAAACTCCCGGCAGCCGAGGCCGCCGGGAGTTTTTGTAGAGCGTCTTGAGAAGGAATCCTACTTTAGAAGCAGAGGCCTTCCTTGGCGTTGGCCCGCATGAAGTCGCGGTTGAGGCGGGCGATGTTGTCCACGCTGATGCCTTTCGGGCAGGCGGCTTCACATTCGTACTGGTTCGTGCAGTTGCCGAAGCCTTCCGCTTCCATCTGCTTCATCATGGCCAGGACGCGCTTGGAGCGTTCCGGCTGGCCCTGCGGCAGCAGATTGAGATGAGCGATCTTGGCGGACGTGAACAGCATGGCGGAGGCGTTTTTGCAGGAGGCCACGCAGGCGCCGCAGCCGATGCAGGCGGCGGCGTCAAAGGCGGCGTCCGCCTTCACTTTTTCCACGGCGATGTTGTTGGCGTTCGGCGCGGAGCCGGTGCGCACGTCAATGTAGCCGCCGGCGGCGATGATGCGGTCCAGGGCGGAACGGTCCACCATCAGGTCCCGCAGGATGGGGAAAGCCTTCGCGCGGAAGGGTTCGATCCAGACGGTGTCGCCGTCCTTGAATTTGCGCATGTGAAGCTGGCAGGTGGTTACCTGGCGTTCCGGCCCGTGGGGAATGCCGTTGATGGTCAGGGAGCACATGCCACAGATGCCTTCCCGGCAGTCGTGGTCAAAATGGATGGGTTCCTTGCCTTCCTTGACCAGACCTTCATTGACGATGTCCAGCATTTCCAGGAAGGAGGCGTCCACCGGAATGTCCTTGGCGGCATAGGTCTCAATGCGGCCCTTGGCGTCACGGTTTTCCTGGCGCCAGACCTTGAGAGTGAGATTGAGTGTTTTAGCCATGTTATAATCTTTCTTTTGAGTGTTAATGTATTGGCTATCTTTACTTGTAGCTGCGGATGGCAAGGTGCACGTTCTCGAAGGTCAGCGGTTCCTTGTGGAGAACAGGCAGGCTGTCCACGCCAGTGTATTCCCAGGCGGCTACGTAGGCGTATTCATCGTCGTTGCGCTTGGCTTCGCCGTCCGGCAGCTGGTATTCCACGCGGAAGTGCGCGCCGCAGGATTCCTGACGGTTCAGGGCGTCATAGCAGAGCAGCTGGGCGAATTCCAGGAAGTCGGCCACGCGGCAGGCTTTTTCCAGTTCCGCGTTGATGCCGTCCGCCGTGCCGGTTACGCGCACGTTTTCCCAGAATTCCTTGCGGAGCTGGGGAATGCGTTCAATGGCGTGGGTCAGGCTTTCTTCCGTACGGGCCATGCCGCAGTCTTCCCACATGATGAGGCCCAGTTCCCGGTGGAAGGAGTCCACCGTCTTGGTGCCCTTTACGCTCAGGAGTTTGTTGATGCGTTCCTTCACCTCGTCTTCCGCAGCCTTGAATTCCGGGGAGGCGGTGGTGACGGCGCCCGGCTTGGTAGTCGTCAGGTAGGCGGGCAGCGTGGCGGGGATGACGAAGTAGCCGTCAGACAGGCCCTGCATCAGGGCGGAGGCTCCCAGGCGGTTGGCGCCGTGGTCGGAGAAGTTGGCTTCACCGAGGACGTGCAGCCCCTTTACGTTGGACATGAGGTTATAGTCCACCCACAGGCCGCCCATGGTGTAGTGGGAGGCGGGGTAAATCATCATGGGCGTTTCATGAGGGTCGTCGTCCGTGATTTCTTCGTACATGTCAAACAGGTTGCCGTACTGGCCGTCAATCCATTCGCGGCCCATGCGCTTGATTTCATCCGCAAAGTCCAGGAAGACGCCCTTGCCGGTGATGGCCACGCCGCGGCCGTCGTCGCAGGCTTCCTTGGCGGCGCGGGAGGAAATGTCGCGCGGAGCCAGGTTGCCGAAGGAGGGATACTTGCGTTCCAGGTAGTAGTCCCGTTCTTCTTCGGGAACATCGGAAGGCTTGATTTCCTTTTTGCGGATTTTTTCCGCGGTTTCACGGGACTTGGGCACCCAGATGCGGCCGCTGTTGCGGAGGGATTCCGACATCAGCGTCAGCTTGGACTGGTAGTCGCCCTTGACCGGAATGCAGGTGGGGTGGATTTGCGTGAAGCAGGGGTTGGCGAAGAAAGCGCCGCGCTTGTAGGCCTTGTAGGCGGCGGTGACGTTGCAGCCCATCGCGTTGGTGGACAGGAAGAACACGTTGCCGTAGCCGCCCGTGCAGAGCAGGACGGTATCCCCTGCGTAGGACTTGATTTCACCGGTGACCAGATTGCGGGTGACGATGCCCTTGGCTTCGCCGTCCACCAGCACCAGATCCATCATTTCGTGGCGGGAGAACATTTCAATGTGTCCTTTGGCCACTTCCTTTTCCAGGGCCTGGTAAGCACCCAGCAGGAGCTGCTGGCCCGTCTGCCCGCGTGCGTAGAAGGTGCGCTTGAGCTGGGCGCCGCCGAAGGAGCGGTTATCCAGCAGGCCGCCGTATTCACGGCCAAAGGGAACGCCCTGGGCCACGCACTGGTCAATGATGTTGGAGGAGACTTCCGCCAGGCGGTAAACGTTGGCTTCACGGGCGCGGAAGTCGCCGCCCTTGACGGTGTCGTAAAACAGGCGGTAAACGGAGTCGCCGTCGTTCTGGTAGTTCTTGGCCGCGTTGATGCCGCCCTGGGCCGCAATGGAGTGGGCGCGGCGGGGGCTGTCCTGGTAGCAGAAGCATTTGACGTTGTAGCCAAGTTCGGCGAGCGTGGCGGCGGCGGAGGCGCCGGCCAGGCCGGAACCTACCACAAGAACCGTGTATTTGCGTTTGTTGTTCGGATTGATCAGTTTGGACTCAAGCTTGTACTTGGACCATTTGTCCTGAATAGGGCCGGAGGGAATTTTGGCATCCGGCATCCAGTCGCTTACGGGAAAATTAATCATGACTTTGAGAGGAGTTGATGGTTATTTGATGATGCCCAGAAGAACCGAGACCGGCACGGAGATGAAGCCCAGGCAGATAATCGCGCCGTAGGCGATGGCGACAAAGTTGTAAAGAGGCCGGATTTTGCGGGAATCGACGCCCACAGTCTGGAAGATGGACTGCACCCCGTGGCGCAGGTGGCTGAACAGCATCAGAACGGCCAGGATGTAGAAGGCGGAGCACCATACGTTGGAGAATCCGGCCACGATCATTTTGTACACGTCAAAGGTTTCCACCGTGCCGTCGGAAATGAAGGTGGTGAACTGGGCGGGGTCATATCCCACGCGCAGGGTGTACTGGTACAGGTGGTAGACCAGGAACACCAGGACGGTCAGGCCGGTGTAAATCATGTAGCGGGAGGAGAGCGTCGCCTTGATGGTGTTCTTGAACACGTAGGGTTCGCGGGCCGCATTGTTTTCCAGCTTCAGCTGGATAGTCAGCCAGACGTGGATGATGAAGATCACCCCAAGCCCCGCGCGAATGCCCCAGAGGGCTGCTTCCGGCATGGAGTGCAGGCCGTGGGCATAGGTGTTGATCCATTCAGGGCCTCCGAAAATGAGAAGGTTGCCTGCCAGGTGTCCCGCAAGGAACAAGACCAAACATAACCCCGTCAGAGCCACAATGATTTTGCGGCCGATGGAGGATGTCACGAATGTACATATGGTTTTTACTAGTGCATTCATAGGCGCTCTAATGAAATAAATGCGTCTCCACAAGATGCCCGGTTCAGGCACGGATGGCAAGCCTCTTCTTGAATTTCCGGCTCTTTTCGGATTTTTGAAAAGCCGTGGAAAGGCGTTGCTGTTTATCAGTTTGGAATAGTTATTATTTTGTTACCTGTTCCGGCTTGACGAGGCTTTCCGCACAGGCGTATCGTCTGTGCATGAAAAGGAGTAAAAAAGAGGTGCTGGACGCGGATTTCGCAGCGGCGCGCGCCGGCGTTCTGGATGTGGCCGCATTTCTGGACCGGGTGGACCGCGGGGAGGGAGAGGCGGATTTCCGCTACCATGCCCTGATGGAGGTTCTTCCCCTTTTGTCCGCATCCGGCCCCGGGCGTGTCCGGGCCATTCTGGAAGCCCTTTCCTACAGGGATGACGCCGTGCCGGAAACCGCCGCGGCCAAGGCAGCCTGTGGAGCCCCGAACTTCAGCAAATAGGAATCATGGCTTTTATCGAACCTCATATACATATGGTGTGCCGTACCACGGACGAATACCGGGCCATGGCGCAGGCGGGCTGCCTGGCGGTAGGGGAGCCGGCGTTCTGGGCCGGTTACGACCGTTCGTCCGTGGACGGTTTCCGGGATTATTTCGTACAGCTTACGGAAGGCGAACCCGCCAGGGCGGCCAAGTTCGGCATGGACCATTACACATGGCTGTGCATCAATCCCAAAGAGGCTCAAGACGTGGCCTTTGCACGGGAGGTAATGACGCTCATTCCGGAGTTTATTGACCGGCCCAATGTCCTCGGCATCGGGGAAATAGGGCTGAACCGGAATACTTCCCATGAAATGACCATTTTTGAAGAGCATCTGGATCTGGCGGTGCGCCTCAACCAGCTTGTGCTGATTCACACTCCCCATCTGGAAGACAAGCTGAAGGGGACCAGGATGATTCTTTCCGCCCTGAAAAACCGCCCGGATCTGGATCCCGGCCGCGTGCTGGTGGACCACTGCGAGGAACATACCTTCCCGCTGGTGAAGGAGGCCGGCTACTGGGCCGGACTGACTCTTTATCCCACCAGCAAACTGAATCCCAAGCGGGCGGCGGATATTCTGGAAATATATGGGATGGAGCGCGTCTGGGCCAATTCCGCGGCGGACTGGGGGGATTCCAATCCCCTGGCGCTGACGGCCCTGGCCTGCGAGCTCCGCAAGCGCGGTTTTTCCCGCCGGGAGGCGGAGCGGCTCCTTCTGGACAATCCGGAGGCGTTTATGGGCCAGTCCCCGAAGTTTCGGAAAGTGTCGTCCCGCTAGTCCCGTGCGCGGCGGGCAGGAAGGCCGCTAATCCCCATCCGGAAAGAAGACGGTGAAGACGGCTCCCAAAATGACTGCGGCGTCGTCCAGCAGTCCCAGCTTGTCTATTCCGGCAAACAGGAATTCATCGGGAATCAGAATATAGACGCCGGCAAGGACGAGCAGGCATATATTGCGCTTGTTGAAAAAGTGCGGTTCTTCCTTTTTGCTTTTGAAATAACGGAAAAAGCGCAGTAGCAGTTGCTGTTTCTGGTGGGTCATGGCCGGAGGATGCTGGTGAGACGGTTTTCTCCCCTTCAGCCGGGAGGAGCAGGTTGGAAAACGGAGGCTTCTTCCGGAATGGACAGGCCGTGCCGGAACGGCCTGGGCGGGGGAGCGGATTGCCGTCTAGGATGGGATGTTCCGGATGTGGGAGGAAGACTCGCTTTCCCACGTCCGTTTCCGGTTTTTTCTGCGCTGGAAAATGGATTGGCGTGGGGACCGGGCAATACCGCTGTTCCGCGGGGAGGGGCCTGCCGCACGGCGTCTGAATATCGTTTTTCCGGAAGAGGGCATTTCCCCGCCCAGCGCTTTGGCGGAGCCTTTGGGAGGGCGCCATATGGGTATGGAAAGGGCTGCCTCACGATTACATGAGGCAGCCCTGGAAAAAAGCGAGCGGACCGATGAAGCAACCTTATGCTCTGCGGCGGCGCACCATCAGCGCAGCCAGCCCCAGCAGGCCCAGCGTGGCCGTGGCGGGTTCCGGAATGCTGGCGATTTCACTCATCAGCTGACCTACCTGGTCCTGGGAAAGGCAGGAGTCATGAACGTAGAGCTGTTGGATGGCGTCGGACAGTTGGGTATCAAACAGAATCTGGTCGATAGTCGCGCTGCTGAATTTCAGGCCAGGGGAGGAATAATAGTTATCGTTGGCGCCAGCATAGATGCGGGAGCCGATATCTCCGGTGACTACAGAGATGGTCAGGAGTCCTTCCGTGCCCAGCGGAGTTGACGCGATAGGAGAGGCATATGCGGCATTGTTCCATAATCCCTGGAGTTTACGATCCGTATTCACGCCCGCACCCCAGCTTGTGCTTCCGCCTTTGGCGTTGAACAGGGCGGTATAGGTCTGCGGCGTGTTGATTTTGCCCAGGTCCAGGACCATGGTCACGGTCATGTTATTGCGATTGCTTGCAGCCGGAGTGCTAAAATTCACCCCGCTTAACATCAGATTGTCGGCGCCTTGCGTGAGGGTAACGGAATCCTTCAGAGTGCCGAAATCCGCCGTCAGGGAGGAGAAGTCCGAATATCCCACGATGGAACTATCCAGCAGGCCGGTATCCGCAGTAGCGCTCAGGCTCATGCCGGCAGAAAGAATCAGAGTGGATAATAATTTCTTCATGATTGGTATCTTAATACTTAATATATAAGAGAATGCGAGGGTCCAGCGCGCATTTGCGCCTGTGTACCGAATTTGGAATCCGCAAGCAATTAAAATTATTAAGAGTTAATGTATTGTATTTATAACTATTTGAAAATGATTGTATTTTAATGCCTCTGGTCCTTTTGCCGTCACGCTGGAACCATCATTGTTATCCATTGATTTCATTATTGATTGGGCTTCTTCACCGTTGCGTGCCGGATTCCAAATTCGATTGAGGGATTCCAAATTTGGTGTAACCACCGCACTCTTTTCCATCGTCTGTCCTGATGACGGATGATGATATCCCCGGCAATGCGGCTGCCGCGGACGGCGGCTACATCCTGATCCGGTGATCATGAAAAGTTTTTCTTTACGGCTCCCCTTTGGAGAAATTCCAGAGGCGGTGCATCGTCATGACGTCCGGAATGTTCATGGGGCGCACCACGCGGAACCCGATCATGCCTCCGTCCGTCAGGTACCAGATGCTTTTAGGGTTTTGGGGGTCCTGGCGGTTCCAGGCGGGGTCGCTGGCGCGCCGCGCCGCGCTTCGCAGACCGTCCGGGTCGTCTTCCCACGAACCGCCGCGCACGGTGTGGGGGGCTCCGGGGACGATGACCAGGGGGTCTTTCGCGGGCAGGCCGCTCCGCTTGCCGTAGGCATCCGGAACGTAGGAGTCCAAAACCCATTCCGCCACATTTCCGTGCATGTCCCGGAGGCCCCACTTATTCGGTTTTTTGGAGCCTGTTTTCTGATAGCGGTCATTGGAGTTGTTCCAGTACCAGCCGTACTGGTCCAGGGGGGCTTCTCCATTGCCGTAAGAGTAGGCGCCGGGGGAGCCGGCCCGGCAGGCGTATTCCCATTCCGCTTCCGTGGGCAGACGGTAGTAATGCCCGGTCTGGGCGCTCAGCCATTCGCAGAATTTGCTGGCGGCGTGATGGGACATGGAGATGGCGGGCAGACCGTGTTCATAGCCGTGGCCCATGCCCAGGTTCATGGCGGTGTAGGGGGCGGTGGGCTGCGTCACGAAGTCCCAGAGCTCGTCATCCGGCTGTTCCTCCAGAAGCTGGCCGTCCTTGGCGCGCGGACGTCCGTTTTCCATGAAGGCCGTATAAAGTTCCCAGGGGATTTCCGTTTCCGAGATCCAGAAGGGGGAGACGCTCACTTCATGCCGCGGACCTTCGTCCGGTTTCCGGTGCGGCTCTTCCGCGGGACTTCCCATAAGGAACGTTCCTCCCGGTATGGCGACCATGCGCAGGGAAGCTCCCGCCGCAGGCACCGTTTCCGTGTAGGATTCAGCATGTGCCGGATTTCCGGAAGCTTCAATGAGATGATGGATTTGGCGCGTCGTGCCGACCAGTTCCCGGGACGGCAGGTCATCCGGGACGGGAAGGGAAGCGCCGGCAGCGCGGTCCAGTTCCCGCTTTTGCAGCGCGGAACGGCTTTCCCCCCACTGGCGCGCGCTGGTAATGCGCGCGGCATCTTCCGTGGCCGGGCGGGGGGAATTTTCTTCCCGGCACCCGGCCAGCAGGGCGCTTCCTCCCAGAAAGCAGGAAACAAAGAAAATGCCGCGCATGGAATGGTAAGAACCGGAAGGCCCTACATGGTCATGCCCCCGTCGCAGGCAATGACCTGTCCGGTAATGTAACGGGCATCGTCAGAGGCCAGGAAGGCCGTCAGGGCGGCGATGTCTTCCACGGAGCCTTGTTCCTTCAAAGGAATTTTCTTAACGATTTCTTCCTTGAGATTGTCGGGAATGGCGTTGGACATTTCCGTGGAGATGAAGCCGGGAGCAATAGCGTTGCACGTGACTTTGCGCGGAGCGAATTCCTGGGCCAGGGATTTGGTGAAGCCGATGAGACCCGCCTTGGAAGCAGCGTAATTGGCCTGGCCGATGTTGCCGACGAGGCCGATGACGGAGCTCATGTTGATGATGCGCCCGGCCGAGGATTTCATCAGAACGCGCTGGAGGGCCTTGACCGTATTGAACGCGCTTTTCAGGTTGGTGTCCAGAACGGCGTCCCAGTCTTCCTCCTTCATGCGGAGCATCAGGGTGTCCCTCGTGATGCCGGCGTTGTTCACCAGGATGTCAATCTGCGGGAAGTCTTTCAAAATGGCGGCCATGGTTTCCTGAACGGCCGCGTAATCCGCTACGTCGCAGGGGTAGGCCTTGCAGGAGTCCGGAAATTCCCTGTTGATCTCTTCTGCGGCTCCCCCGCAGCTGGACGGGCTGCGGCTGATCAGGATGACCCTGGCTCCTTCCGAAGCGAAGCGGCGCGCGACGGCATTGCCGATTCCGCGGCCCGCGCCGGTAACGATGGCTGTTTTACCTGCTAACTTTTGCATACTGCCCACAGTAAACCCGTTTTTCACGGTTCCGGCAAGCTTGAAATGGACTTGGCCGCGCAGGAGCCCATACGGGGAAAAGGCTGCCCGGGAATGAAAGAGGGGAAGGAAACGGGGCGGAGAAGGCTACTGTTCATCTTCTTCATTTTCCCGGATTGTCCGGGAGGGCGCACCGCCTTCATCCTGTCTTTTAAGGAAGGATGAAATTCATGGCAGGGAAAGGGGAGTTGAAGAAGGGCCTCTATTCCGCCGTGACGCCGCCTTTCTCATCATCCAGAATGCCCGACTTTTCCAGATAGTAGTCATATCCGCCCGCGTAGGCGGTGATGGTCCCCCGGTTCACATGCAGGGTTTTTTGCGCCAGGGAGCGGATGAAGTGCACGTCGTGGGAGATGAAGACCAGTGTTCCTTCATAATGCTTCAGAGCCTGCACCAGGGCTTCCACGGACAAAAGGTCCAGGTGGGTGGTCGGCTCGTCCATCAGCAGGAGATTGGGCGGGTCCACCAGGAATTTGACCAGGCTGAGACGCGATTTCTCCCCGCCGGAAAGAACGCTGACGCGTTTTTCCACATCCAGCCTCCGGAACAGGAAGGAGCCCAGGATGGAGCGCGCTTCCTCCTCCCGGATTTCAGCGCTGCATTTCATAATTTCCTCCAGCACGGTATTTTCCGGGTTCAGGTTTTCCGTTCGCGCCTGGGAGAAGTAGCCGATGCGCGTGGTGGTGCCGGGAGTGCGCTGCCCGGAGTCAATGGGGATGATGCCCGCCAGGATTTTCAGCAGAGTGGATTTGCCCGCGCCGTTCGGGCCTACGAGAACAGTGCGTTCCCCGCGTTCCACCAGCAAGTCCAGGTTTTCATAAACCCTGCGGTCGCCATAGGATTGGCAGACTTTTTCCAGCTCAATGACTTTCTGAGTGCTGCGCGGCGGCTGGGGGAAGTTGAATTTAAATACTTTCCTGCGGGCTACCGGTTTTTGGATGAGCTTCATCTTTTCCAGCTGCTTGATGCGGCTC
This region of Akkermansia muciniphila genomic DNA includes:
- a CDS encoding RHS repeat-associated core domain-containing protein, translated to MNPPHHSSIPTYRKWYFGAGGSVGAQGMRAVSESAPLPFEAIRIHEERNVGPPSTSADGYSAQGTFTIPEGADGKKLYGTCSLFLGVDDWGSLEVKDSGGKVVAQVDLKENPQTAGAQGGHSYHTGVGGAQLPSGAYTWEVSQTNIDYQPASGNTSICNYSIDVIPTEPGGRKEPEPCPCEGNTCDESGGTPPSPSRSGPGGAGMESGVLGNYSSAGCSVTAESTATLMYWSCNFGAFRGLGGIPAGRVELRAEKNTSGLENPASLAYNHPLNSRLDVPEGGIVPGARFTLAQGGREIAMRCYTNGAVLPIGVDTGGGGRAALVTAEGQSCLRWVVEDGSQYLFSAETGELLSYTTTDRQVISNASSYLDVRHAEDGSLRQIWNLWDGLLNVENVTAAGYAIALYTPGQITGTDEQGFYTVAGTPFKTFALSLSADGRFTITEQAPARQPYAVTWWNSGLAWNMKKGTGEDAITTLRTRTELEPEDAVWLLVTETSKNGIVAARACAIYQTTDVGDLLLALTEGYQTPEAQTTQYGYDQCGRLKTEMAMDGSQIHDAYDLYGRLLSRDEPWAESGRRITRYTYAYSGTDNFSDAPATETVDLLPLEGHVKTLTSTTWNYTTANHIKRTEKKVTGLGVAGTRLTAEEQWLAGAANIHARGRTRFSRDLNGVQTWHDYAAAAEHGALYTETVETRVNGKTVPGQSTRTTTWITAEGQRVREESYALLTGGEWALTGSAVYEFDTQNRWVKRTAGHGRVTQRELMCDGRLLWETDENGIRTDYAYDTARQLTETTRSAVMDGETVVTPETITTYARDAAGRVLSTRRDTGAMTTQESAIYDLLGRTTSTTDVLGRVTAYAYSGDGLTATRTAPSGATFVTRSAPDGTVLEESGTGQRHVIYAIDLVSDGVRTFTKTVSGETETELQRSIVNGAGETLRTGVPNTVGGVIYTRRTYNAKGQLIKEQTDAGNAATTMAPTLWEYDAFGNRTKETWKLADPATVSNSRITAWSYGAEQAEDGVYRVVTATRNNGRGTTCDETRKTLLSSLSSTLESKDISIDPRGNISTQWSEYGAGALRTQKSSIPTSDITATATVIDGFIISQTDHAGVTTTQTRAYTETGVIYAHTDGRGNTVTTRTDLAGRTVSVTDAAGNTTATAYSPYFDLPAVVTNALGNTTRYSYDLRGRNTAQWGTGTQPLLFAYDEADRMTSLTTFREDAGDITTDPTGRTDGDVTTWSYDDATGLLIRKTWADGTHEDTAYNALNLRSTLTDARGVVTTWGYNLKKGVNNSVSYSDSTPGIQYAYNYLNQLTQVTDASGTRVLTYTPYNEPDTDAITIEGASCQLQEHYDTYGRSSGYALTQGTGVLQEVNQGYEADGRLASAGIMHEGEEQTFSYGYLAGSNLLSSLAMPDGIVRELSYEQRRDLISGLDCRLGETGLVSRTQSCDALGRPVTRTQRRGTEPARSDSFSYNGRNELTGAALGAAPYGYSYDNIGNRKTAQEIEEEFAYAANELNQYTGIEESGEAPFVPTYDDSGNQTLIRTSTGIWTVAYNAANRAVSFTSQNGNTIIECGYDYQGRRYMKKVTVNGTVVSHERYLYRGYLQIAALDMLNSRNVIRTLLWDPLEPTATRPLALMQDNTLYCYGMDFNKNVTEVFDAQGTIAAAYDYSPYGQAASTGDLVQPVQWSGEMHDEEPALVYYNYRYYNPKDGRWINRDPIAEQGGWNLYGFVGNSTQDQVDALGLIGDKCSPGKCFYNDYDIKYINLLDNNILNPDDIDNIEKAVIIINYLSHFEGAGKYKIPRSIRISNNSRMDGDALIKKAKELAEKRARQGFVVAKIKVSVKKCVCKKYLIIGRKFAWKIIESDWETHGNGKNWTLENAKKEAILIVAKMIKKICRDQTNTVKDIL
- a CDS encoding succinate dehydrogenase/fumarate reductase iron-sulfur subunit; its protein translation is MAKTLNLTLKVWRQENRDAKGRIETYAAKDIPVDASFLEMLDIVNEGLVKEGKEPIHFDHDCREGICGMCSLTINGIPHGPERQVTTCQLHMRKFKDGDTVWIEPFRAKAFPILRDLMVDRSALDRIIAAGGYIDVRTGSAPNANNIAVEKVKADAAFDAAACIGCGACVASCKNASAMLFTSAKIAHLNLLPQGQPERSKRVLAMMKQMEAEGFGNCTNQYECEAACPKGISVDNIARLNRDFMRANAKEGLCF
- a CDS encoding fumarate reductase/succinate dehydrogenase flavoprotein subunit produces the protein MINFPVSDWMPDAKIPSGPIQDKWSKYKLESKLINPNNKRKYTVLVVGSGLAGASAAATLAELGYNVKCFCYQDSPRRAHSIAAQGGINAAKNYQNDGDSVYRLFYDTVKGGDFRAREANVYRLAEVSSNIIDQCVAQGVPFGREYGGLLDNRSFGGAQLKRTFYARGQTGQQLLLGAYQALEKEVAKGHIEMFSRHEMMDLVLVDGEAKGIVTRNLVTGEIKSYAGDTVLLCTGGYGNVFFLSTNAMGCNVTAAYKAYKRGAFFANPCFTQIHPTCIPVKGDYQSKLTLMSESLRNSGRIWVPKSRETAEKIRKKEIKPSDVPEEERDYYLERKYPSFGNLAPRDISSRAAKEACDDGRGVAITGKGVFLDFADEIKRMGREWIDGQYGNLFDMYEEITDDDPHETPMMIYPASHYTMGGLWVDYNLMSNVKGLHVLGEANFSDHGANRLGASALMQGLSDGYFVIPATLPAYLTTTKPGAVTTASPEFKAAEDEVKERINKLLSVKGTKTVDSFHRELGLIMWEDCGMARTEESLTHAIERIPQLRKEFWENVRVTGTADGINAELEKACRVADFLEFAQLLCYDALNRQESCGAHFRVEYQLPDGEAKRNDDEYAYVAAWEYTGVDSLPVLHKEPLTFENVHLAIRSYK